One segment of Oscillatoria sp. FACHB-1406 DNA contains the following:
- a CDS encoding phosphodiester glycosidase family protein encodes MLKIFPRFSLVLVFIFGILAVFAFKFLPKSLLNFSTSPCLGEDPNFSIQLLRSDNQGLESKRGDNYAILLNPRSPRLDFKVNVGLSHPIYAKDGAGKFRRDYTPKTFREIIADENAQLNGELPFAAINADYIDTENKPQGLNISRGVEYAGAFKNKRSSFGISGGEPSQRRATIQVGKRNEERLNYNLVGGNGRFYQDGTFKDICQALGEFACQQATTRSMAAITDKNYVIFLVNNYQPSIFSTNTDRALYPDSFNRVLEGIAGKHCLGNIQEGLLFDGGISPGLYYDGKVLAENRGPIGSVFLIYNQKN; translated from the coding sequence GTGTTAAAAATTTTCCCAAGATTTAGCCTTGTTTTAGTCTTTATATTCGGTATTCTTGCCGTTTTTGCCTTTAAATTTCTGCCCAAATCTCTGCTCAATTTTTCGACTTCCCCTTGCCTCGGCGAAGACCCTAATTTTAGCATTCAACTCCTCCGAAGCGATAACCAAGGTCTAGAAAGCAAACGCGGCGATAATTATGCAATCCTCTTAAATCCCCGTTCGCCGCGCCTTGATTTTAAAGTGAATGTCGGTTTATCGCATCCCATTTACGCTAAAGATGGAGCGGGAAAATTTCGGCGCGATTACACTCCAAAAACCTTTCGCGAAATCATCGCCGACGAGAATGCTCAATTAAACGGCGAACTTCCTTTCGCTGCTATTAATGCCGACTATATCGATACTGAAAATAAACCCCAAGGCTTAAATATTTCGCGCGGTGTTGAATATGCTGGTGCATTTAAAAATAAACGTTCTTCTTTTGGGATTTCTGGGGGCGAACCTTCTCAACGTCGCGCTACGATTCAAGTTGGCAAACGCAATGAAGAACGGTTAAATTACAACCTCGTAGGGGGAAACGGTCGCTTTTATCAGGACGGCACATTCAAAGATATTTGTCAAGCTTTAGGAGAGTTTGCCTGTCAGCAAGCAACGACGCGATCGATGGCAGCAATTACCGATAAAAATTACGTTATTTTCTTGGTGAATAATTATCAACCCTCAATCTTTTCGACCAACACCGATCGCGCTTTATATCCCGATAGTTTTAATCGCGTTCTCGAAGGAATAGCTGGGAAACATTGTTTGGGGAATATTCAGGAAGGGTTGTTATTTGATGGGGGGATATCTCCGGGGTTATATTACGATGGTAAAGTTTTGGCAGAAAATCGCGGCCCGATTGGTTCAGTGTTTTTGATCTACAATCAGAAAAATTAA
- a CDS encoding ATP-binding protein: MEEFNTLGQQILQIAQSNLEPPALLSRIVARIGEVFGVDRCWVVAAPERGIKTLSGFWPVEPSILLTPEFKTQWSAVADCAGLEPLAVEDLASEAGKTALGELVGLLSVRAWLSYPLGEKRSPRGWIALLCNDVRSWSAAEREELERLSVAVSLICDRADFQQQVSTYKRYQTPIGRLSQVLYTASEVEPDLESALAETALALQVDRGLLMTLKYADPLQKNRRRTKVPKAKVTEIASWSRQAEPAEVTSVDTTFALADCFLYARAWQNAPEPMVIDDLDLYPDPEALALPPLLARDRMKAWLLVPLVGRSGNDAAATLAVGFLLFQARYPRVWQPEEVDLARWVGEQLSTAMLQNQAQRQVQALVEERTAQLRWSLELQAKLSEKMRLQIDELKRVNQIKDEFLATVQDELKHPLAKMKMAIEMLKIAPDTQRRQIYLEILESECAKETKLIVDILTLQQLRSHQFSSDRQQLDLREIIEAVAHAFEQRWADKGLILEIDDGLAASADNPSKVAPTLFADANSINRILLELLSNAGRFSLPQTRVILAVRSQLSESGRQILLTVTNTGVGILPHEQEIIFDPFTQIRREGSEQGTGLGLALVRELVKHLNGAISVSSTLVDAKTSAYLTSFTLTLPQSQPAAPFWDAQG; encoded by the coding sequence ATGGAAGAATTCAACACTCTCGGACAGCAGATTCTGCAAATCGCCCAGAGTAATTTAGAACCCCCCGCGCTGCTATCGAGAATTGTCGCTCGGATTGGAGAGGTCTTCGGAGTCGATCGCTGTTGGGTCGTCGCAGCCCCGGAGCGTGGGATTAAGACGCTCTCTGGCTTTTGGCCGGTCGAACCCTCGATTCTCTTAACGCCGGAGTTTAAGACCCAATGGTCTGCCGTTGCCGATTGCGCCGGACTCGAACCGCTGGCGGTGGAAGACTTGGCATCAGAGGCTGGAAAAACAGCGCTGGGCGAATTGGTCGGGCTGCTTTCGGTTCGGGCTTGGTTGAGTTACCCGCTGGGCGAGAAGCGATCGCCACGCGGTTGGATTGCCCTACTCTGTAATGACGTGCGTTCGTGGAGTGCCGCCGAACGGGAGGAACTCGAGCGGTTGTCCGTTGCGGTGTCTCTGATTTGCGATCGCGCCGATTTTCAGCAGCAAGTCTCGACCTACAAGCGCTATCAAACCCCCATCGGTCGGCTCAGTCAAGTCCTGTATACGGCTTCGGAAGTCGAACCCGACCTCGAAAGCGCCCTCGCTGAAACCGCCCTCGCGTTGCAAGTCGATCGCGGTTTGTTGATGACCCTCAAATATGCCGATCCGCTGCAAAAAAATCGCCGTCGTACTAAAGTCCCGAAAGCCAAAGTTACCGAGATCGCCAGTTGGTCGCGCCAAGCCGAACCGGCTGAAGTGACTTCCGTCGATACTACCTTTGCCCTCGCCGACTGTTTCCTCTATGCCCGCGCTTGGCAAAATGCCCCGGAACCGATGGTTATCGACGATCTCGATCTCTATCCCGACCCGGAAGCGCTCGCCCTGCCGCCTTTACTGGCGCGCGATCGCATGAAAGCTTGGCTGCTTGTCCCCTTGGTCGGACGCAGCGGTAACGACGCAGCAGCGACGCTAGCGGTAGGATTTCTCCTCTTTCAGGCGCGCTATCCCCGCGTCTGGCAGCCGGAAGAGGTCGATTTAGCGCGGTGGGTGGGGGAACAACTCAGCACCGCTATGCTCCAAAATCAAGCCCAGCGACAAGTTCAGGCTCTCGTAGAAGAGCGCACCGCCCAACTGCGCTGGAGTTTGGAGTTGCAAGCGAAGTTATCGGAGAAAATGCGCCTCCAAATCGACGAACTCAAGCGGGTGAATCAGATTAAGGACGAGTTTCTCGCGACCGTACAGGACGAACTCAAGCATCCTTTGGCGAAGATGAAGATGGCAATTGAAATGCTTAAGATTGCCCCCGATACGCAGCGCCGACAGATTTATTTGGAGATTCTCGAGTCGGAGTGCGCTAAAGAGACCAAGTTAATCGTCGATATTTTGACGTTGCAGCAGTTGCGATCTCACCAGTTTAGCAGCGATCGCCAACAACTCGACCTGCGCGAAATTATTGAAGCAGTCGCCCATGCCTTCGAGCAACGTTGGGCAGATAAAGGTTTAATCTTAGAAATCGACGACGGACTCGCCGCCAGCGCTGATAATCCCTCTAAAGTCGCGCCCACACTCTTCGCTGATGCCAACAGTATCAATCGCATCTTGCTCGAACTGTTGAGCAATGCAGGGCGTTTTTCCCTTCCCCAAACACGCGTTATCCTTGCCGTCCGTTCTCAGCTAAGCGAATCCGGCCGTCAAATTCTCCTCACCGTCACTAATACCGGCGTTGGGATTCTTCCCCACGAACAAGAAATAATTTTTGACCCCTTTACCCAAATTAGGCGAGAAGGAAGCGAACAAGGAACCGGCTTGGGACTGGCTTTAGTTCGAGAGTTAGTTAAGCATCTCAACGGCGCGATCTCGGTTTCTAGCACTCTTGTTGATGCTAAAACTTCGGCTTATCTCACTTCCTTTACCCTCACCCTCCCCCAGTCCCAACCCGCTGCCCCGTTTTGGGACGCACAAGGTTAG
- a CDS encoding response regulator transcription factor — translation MKASILLVEDEIQLARFVQLELDSEGYQVAIAHDGMTGLSMARESMPDLAILDWMLPGLSGLELCRRLRATGSKVPVILLTAKDEVSDRVAGLDAGADDYVVKPFSIEELLARVRAHLRRNQETSSDRLEFEDLMLDRGTREVYRGDRLLELTAKEFELLEYLLTRPRQVFTREQILERVWGYDFVGDSNIIEVYVRYLRLKLEENQEKRLIHTVRGVGYTLRAS, via the coding sequence ATGAAAGCAAGCATTCTCCTAGTCGAAGATGAAATTCAATTAGCGCGATTTGTGCAGCTAGAACTTGATAGTGAAGGGTATCAGGTCGCGATCGCTCATGATGGCATGACGGGACTCTCAATGGCGCGTGAATCAATGCCCGACCTGGCGATTCTCGATTGGATGTTACCCGGTCTATCCGGTCTTGAACTCTGTCGTCGGCTACGAGCGACTGGAAGCAAGGTTCCAGTGATTCTCTTAACGGCTAAAGATGAGGTCAGCGATCGTGTGGCAGGACTTGATGCTGGAGCAGATGATTATGTTGTCAAGCCATTTAGCATCGAGGAATTGCTGGCACGAGTTCGGGCGCATTTGCGAAGAAATCAAGAAACGAGTAGCGACCGCTTGGAATTTGAGGACTTGATGCTCGATCGCGGCACGCGTGAAGTGTACCGAGGCGATCGCTTATTAGAATTGACCGCTAAAGAATTTGAATTATTAGAGTATTTACTAACTCGTCCCCGTCAAGTATTCACGCGAGAGCAAATCCTGGAACGAGTTTGGGGATACGATTTTGTTGGAGACTCCAATATTATTGAAGTCTATGTGCGATACCTGCGATTGAAACTTGAAGAAAACCAAGAGAAACGCTTGATTCACACAGTTCGCGGCGTAGGATATACACTACGAGCAAGTTAG
- a CDS encoding HAMP domain-containing sensor histidine kinase — MLSQYRRSRSIPFLPRRLDFASLQVGLIVKIAVLLLTGFISFALFTYWELQSLSMMVMMSHSDPMVISRLTLTTERLMLLNGIFALTLLIIATGIGWRSLKPLCDFSDWVTSSTEPYPLQPLPSEIKRLSKSWNALLLQSSDLKQQQRQFINNVSHELRSPLSLVYGYLQRTLKRSQNLTEIQQEALTMATSEAERMRLILQNLLDLARSEPIDSIAFQEPLLLNEVVRDLVEMMTKFEHRAIELELSPTPIYIQSNRDYWMQLLNHLVHNAIQFSDAPILVKVISTQKTAVIQIIDYGCGIAPLQQQAVFEPFYRVDPSRTRATGGTGLGLTIVKSLVEQMGGTITLDSALGRGSTFSLVFPIDGVKQ; from the coding sequence ATGCTGTCCCAATATCGCCGTTCTAGATCGATTCCTTTCCTACCCCGTAGGCTTGATTTTGCCTCGCTCCAAGTTGGACTAATTGTTAAAATTGCAGTCCTTCTGTTAACGGGCTTTATCAGTTTTGCTCTTTTCACCTACTGGGAACTGCAATCACTCTCTATGATGGTGATGATGTCTCATTCCGATCCGATGGTTATAAGTCGTTTGACGCTAACAACAGAACGACTCATGCTATTGAATGGCATTTTTGCTCTCACCCTGCTGATAATCGCCACGGGGATCGGGTGGCGATCGCTCAAACCTTTATGCGATTTTAGTGACTGGGTTACTTCTTCTACTGAGCCTTATCCGTTGCAACCCCTTCCTAGCGAGATCAAACGTCTCTCAAAGTCCTGGAATGCACTGCTGTTGCAATCGAGCGACTTGAAGCAACAACAGCGACAGTTCATTAACAATGTTTCTCACGAACTGCGATCGCCCTTGAGCCTAGTTTATGGTTACTTACAGCGAACATTGAAGCGCAGTCAGAATCTAACTGAAATTCAGCAAGAAGCCTTGACAATGGCAACCTCTGAAGCCGAGCGAATGCGTTTAATTTTGCAGAACTTACTCGATCTTGCCCGGTCTGAGCCTATTGATTCGATCGCCTTCCAGGAACCCCTTTTGTTGAATGAAGTGGTACGCGATTTGGTTGAAATGATGACAAAATTTGAGCATCGAGCGATCGAGCTAGAACTCTCTCCCACTCCAATTTATATTCAATCCAATCGAGACTATTGGATGCAACTGCTAAATCATCTAGTTCACAATGCAATTCAATTTTCTGACGCTCCAATTCTTGTGAAAGTTATCTCTACTCAGAAGACTGCCGTGATTCAGATTATTGATTATGGTTGTGGCATTGCGCCCTTACAGCAGCAAGCTGTGTTCGAGCCATTCTATCGGGTCGATCCGTCGCGTACTCGTGCTACAGGTGGCACCGGATTAGGGCTGACGATCGTGAAATCTCTCGTCGAACAGATGGGTGGAACCATCACCCTCGATTCTGCCTTGGGACGCGGTAGTACTTTTAGTTTGGTATTTCCAATTGATGGAGTAAAACAATGA
- a CDS encoding GAF domain-containing sensor histidine kinase yields the protein MDLQQIAMRERTQQLLEVLATLSYRSSDLKDYLNEIAVAVSQLIGSDWSIVTVCEGDTGKVVASSQILSQEITYQMHGTLNNIVVQSANQVILEDVRLYPDYPQPPQNYLSYFGMPLRTLQGQIIGTICSFNHSPRHYTSEEIHTVALLAERAAVAIDNYRLYQEQQQFNQRLEQEIVARTTQLQVTQAQLVKQEQLAAIGEFAAMIVHELKNPMTTVMMGLERFGKIAATPNDRLRAELALSEVQRLKRLLTEILLYAKPQSLNRTELELNDFIPAVIQAMQAIPQVTSCQVQFESQAPTAKVSGDRDKLQQALMNVIQNACEADPDRGIVRIRSLNSDLGQVCIEIHNYGNPIPPDYLPHLMEPFYSTKSSGTGLGLAIVKRIVEAHGGSISIQSALQLGTIVSITLPCFT from the coding sequence ATGGATTTGCAACAGATTGCTATGCGAGAACGCACGCAACAGCTTCTAGAGGTGCTCGCGACCCTCAGTTATCGATCGAGCGATCTGAAAGACTACCTTAATGAAATTGCGGTTGCCGTAAGCCAGTTGATCGGCTCGGATTGGTCGATCGTCACCGTTTGCGAAGGTGATACGGGAAAGGTTGTGGCCAGTAGTCAAATCCTGTCGCAAGAAATAACCTATCAGATGCACGGCACTCTCAACAACATTGTCGTTCAGAGTGCCAATCAAGTGATCCTCGAAGATGTGCGGCTCTACCCCGATTATCCTCAACCGCCACAGAACTACCTCAGTTATTTTGGAATGCCGCTTCGCACGCTACAGGGACAAATCATTGGCACGATTTGTTCATTTAATCATTCTCCGCGTCACTATACCTCGGAGGAGATTCATACGGTTGCGTTACTAGCAGAACGGGCAGCCGTCGCAATTGATAACTATCGGCTTTATCAAGAACAGCAGCAATTTAATCAACGATTAGAGCAAGAGATTGTGGCTCGAACGACTCAACTTCAGGTGACACAAGCTCAACTGGTTAAACAAGAACAGCTTGCAGCGATCGGTGAGTTTGCTGCAATGATTGTGCATGAATTAAAGAATCCGATGACAACGGTGATGATGGGGTTAGAACGATTTGGTAAAATCGCTGCTACGCCTAACGATCGATTGCGAGCAGAACTGGCACTGAGTGAAGTTCAACGGCTGAAACGCTTGCTGACGGAAATTCTTCTGTACGCAAAACCACAGTCTCTAAATCGAACTGAGTTAGAGCTTAATGACTTTATTCCAGCAGTTATTCAGGCGATGCAAGCCATACCCCAAGTGACATCCTGCCAAGTTCAATTTGAATCACAGGCTCCAACCGCGAAAGTTTCGGGCGATCGCGATAAGCTCCAACAAGCGCTGATGAATGTAATTCAGAACGCCTGTGAAGCCGATCCAGATCGAGGAATTGTTCGTATTCGGTCATTAAATTCGGACTTGGGGCAAGTTTGCATTGAGATCCACAATTATGGAAATCCCATTCCGCCTGACTATTTACCCCATTTGATGGAGCCATTTTATTCGACAAAATCTAGTGGAACTGGGTTAGGTTTAGCGATCGTCAAGCGTATTGTGGAGGCACACGGAGGCAGCATTTCAATTCAATCTGCTCTGCAATTGGGAACAATAGTGAGTATTACGCTTCCCTGTTTTACCTGA